The following proteins are encoded in a genomic region of Haliotis asinina isolate JCU_RB_2024 unplaced genomic scaffold, JCU_Hal_asi_v2 scaffold_24, whole genome shotgun sequence:
- the LOC137269986 gene encoding rho GTPase-activating protein 17-like: MSSSAHQLSHPRGHVNSSSPSPINSSTLPPTRACQLLITQPNQLINSPTHEGMSTPHHPAQSTHQLSHPRGHVNSSSPSPINSSALPPTRACQLLITQPNQLINSPTHEDMSTPHHPAQSTHQLSHPRGHVNSSSPSPINSSTLPPTRACQLLITQPNQLINSPTHEDMSTPHHPAQSTHQLSHSRGHVNSSSPSPINSSTLPPTRACQLLITQPNQLINSPTHEGMSTPHHPAQSTHQLSHPRGHVNSSSPSPINSSTLPPTRACQLLITQPNQLINSPTHEGMSTPHHPAQSTHQLSHPRGHVNSSSPSPINSSALPPTRACQLLITQPNQLINSPTHEGMSTHHPAQSTHQH, translated from the coding sequence ATGTCATCAAGTGCTCATCAACTCTCCCACCCACGAGGGCATGTCAACTCCTCATCACCCAGCCCAATCAACTCATCAACTCTCCCACCCACGAGGGCATGTCAACTCCTCATCACCCAGCCCAATCAACTCATCAACTCTCCCACCCACGAGGGCATGTCAACTCCTCATCACCCAGCCCAATCAACTCATCAACTCTCCCACCCACGAGGGCATGTCAACTCCTCATCACCCAGCCCAATCAACTCATCAGCTCTCCCACCCACGAGGGCATGTCAACTCCTCATCACCCAGCCCAATCAACTCATCAACTCTCCCACCCACGAGGACATGTCAACTCCTCATCACCCAGCCCAATCAACTCATCAGCTCTCCCACCCACGAGGGCATGTCAACTCCTCATCACCCAGCCCAATCAACTCATCAACTCTCCCACCCACGAGGGCATGTCAACTCCTCATCACCCAGCCCAATCAACTCATCAACTCTCCCACCCACGAGGACATGTCAACTCCTCATCACCCAGCCCAATCAACTCATCAACTCTCCCACTCACGAGGACATGTCAACTCCTCATCACCCAGCCCAATCAACTCATCAACTCTCCCACCCACGAGGGCATGTCAACTCCTCATCACCCAGCCCAATCAACTCATCAACTCTCCCACCCACGAGGGCATGTCAACTCCTCATCACCCAGCCCAATCAACTCATCAACTCTCCCACCCACGAGGGCATGTCAACTCCTCATCACCCAGCCCAATCAACTCATCAACTCTCCCACCCACGAGGGCATGTCAACTCCTCATCACCCAGCCCAATCAACTCATCAACTCTCCCACCCACGAGGGCATGTCAACTCCTCATCACCCAGCCCAATCAACTCATCAACTCTCCCACCCACGAGGACATGTCAACTCCTCATCACCCAGCCCAATCAACTCATCAGCTCTCCCACCCACGAGGGCATGTCAACTCCTCATCACCCAGCCCAATCAACTCATCAACTCTCCCACCCACGAGGGCATGTCAACTCATCACCCAGCCCAATCAACTCATCAACACTAA